The Mytilus trossulus isolate FHL-02 chromosome 13, PNRI_Mtr1.1.1.hap1, whole genome shotgun sequence genome has a segment encoding these proteins:
- the LOC134694793 gene encoding uncharacterized protein LOC134694793 translates to MASNKPVPCGPCHKQKVNNKAEIWCYKCDEGLCSKCLNHHKRSKGTQTHQTIDIKSHNRSIQAIKTECDKHHQQLKLYCPSHLIPCCDKCVSTSHSKCTEIQSLSSVVEETNIEKSKESAEKDISSILFFLDKLLNTKSKNIKTGEHTYLGIKKYVKEIRKEINKHLDLIENKLCQETDTIWNQEKLKATDFISEIEGKTKNLKEMKNNLHGITEHNTSKLQSFLCVHWIEQQVHQFQMYADNLEKDKRTKEFDIRMKQNGEIETLLSKLESITSLGEVMVVKTDIDLNRETSVKRKAQVESIEHFNIHNMTMNIETKIKTNIGEWISDIMCLIDDRAIVVKGGGKFEVILVTSDGKKEKRLPIPEGCQSVTQINQNTIALSSPFDKTIKIFNVEKEKVTKVIKLDKVCHGLSFFNNTLAVGMMGDEGSEIHIIDLDGKTLKSMKVHSESNFFNVVYYKDRITYSDPGSKTITCTDGSGKQIWQYKRDLCRPEGLCTDAYGNIIVADVESDRIIAISKDGQNSKVLVRAGDGLKTPTCIYLKHNDSSGLISDYTGTYLAKFKLSYG, encoded by the coding sequence ATGGCATCCAATAAACCTGTACCATGTGGACCTTGTCacaaacaaaaagtaaacaataaagCTGAAATCTGGTGTTATAAATGTGATGAAGGATTATGCTCAAAATGTTTGAACCATCACAAAAGATCTAAAGGAACTCAAACGCATCAGACAATTGATATCAAAAGTCATAACCGATCCATCCAGGCTATCAAAACAGAATGTGACAAACATCACCAACAGCTCAAGCTGTACTGTCCAAGTCATTTAATTCCTTGCTGTGATAAATGTGTGTCTACTAGTCATTCAAAATGCACAGAAATACAAAGTTTATCAAGTGTAGTGGAGGAAACCAATATTGAAAAGTCGAAGGAATCTGCAGAGAAAGACATTAGTTCTATCTTgttttttcttgacaaattaTTGAACACCAAatcaaaaaatatcaaaacaggAGAACATACATATTTAGGTATAAAGAAATATGTTAAAGAGATTAGAaaggaaataaacaaacatttagaTCTCATAGAGAACAAGTTATGCCAAGAAACAGATACCATTTGGAATCAGGAAAAATTAAAAGCAACTGATTTCATTTCTGAAATTGAAGGAAAAACGAAAAACTTAAAAGAGATGAAAAACAATTTGCATGGCATCACTGAACATAATACGTCGAAACTTCAATCATTTTTATGTGTACATTGGATTGAACAACAAGTACACCAATTTCAAATGTATGCTGATAATCTGGAAAAAGATAAAAGGACCAAAGAATTTGACATCAGAATGAAACAAAATGGCGAGATAGAAACTCTACTAAGTAAATTAGAATCGATAACGTCCTTAGGAGAGGTAATGGTCGTAAAGACAGACATAGATTTAAATAGAGAAACATCAGTTAAGAGGAAAGCACAAGTAGAATCAATAGAACATTTCAACATACACAACATGACAATGAACATTGAGACTAAGATAAAGACCAACATCGGTGAATGGATAAGCGACATTATGTGTTTGATAGATGATAGAGCAATTGTAGTGAAAGGTGGGGGTAAATTTGAAGTTATCCTTGTTACTTCCgatggaaaaaaagaaaaacgtcTACCAATACCTGAAGGATGTCAGAGTGTTACACAGATCAATCAGAATACTATTGCTCTAAGTTCTCcttttgataaaacaattaagATCTTCAATGTGGAGAAGGAAAAAGTAACCAAAGTTATCAAACTAGACAAAGTATGCCATGGATTATCATTCTTCAATAATACTCTGGCTGTAGGGATGATGGGAGATGAGGGTAGTGAAATTCATATAATAGACCTGGATGGTAAAACACTGAAGTCAATGAAGGTTCATAGTGAATCAAATTTCTTTAACGTTGTATATTATAAGGACAGAATAACCTATAGTGACCCTGGTAgcaaaacaattacatgtactgaTGGATCGGGTAAACAGATCTGGCAATATAAGCGGGATTTGTGCAGACCGGAGGGTCTTTGTACAGATGCTTATGGGAATATCATTGTAGCAGACGTTGAATCTGATAGAATAATAGCTATATCAAAAGATGGACAGAATAGTAAAGTACTGGTTAGGGCAGGAGATGGACTAAAGACTCCaacatgcatttatttaaaGCATAATGACTCCTCAGGTCTTATTAGTGATTACACTGGCACgtacttggccaaatttaagTTGTCCTATGGATAA